One window of the Salminus brasiliensis chromosome 1, fSalBra1.hap2, whole genome shotgun sequence genome contains the following:
- the LOC140577388 gene encoding uncharacterized protein, giving the protein MEMKELVLLWMATALAASAMEVVDDGNKTLTAISIYPSNTTKLILHHNFITMSSLDTNALNMLPNLTELDLSYNHIAKLTDGAFSGLENLEVLNLSGNSLHTIRNETFTGLKKLKKLDLQENPWNCSGPFLKLIKWMNDSGVQTEGGTCASPEDLNKKQVLDVIKARSTPTKPPSVTTSTTTVTTAPPPPLPHPAINTTTTTAAAATSTAPPTTTGTTASPATTAQWRSHSSSFTSGKTNISNKDSLAETGNSGKQQPGVSNTWKFLAGVIVIALCTSMFIVCAVKSPSWYKMIFNYRHQRLREVEEPNIFSTGRYSNFSLDTEQTETSAHELDQGLEQPLEDEDGFIEDRYIQPEDYKDHTEDYKDHSDADEV; this is encoded by the exons ATGGAGATGAAAGAGCTAGTCTTGCTATGGATGGCAACTGCACTGGCGGCTTCAGCCATGGAGGTG GTGGATGATGGCAACAAGACACTGACAGCCATTTCCATCTACCCTTCAAACACAACCAAGTTAATCCTACATCATAACTTCATCACGATGAGCAGTTTAGACACCAATGCCTTGAATATGCTGCCCAACCTAACAGAGCTGGATCTATCTTACAACCATATAGCCAAGCTGACCGATGGGGCTTTTTCTGGCCTCGAAAACCTGGAAGTTCTCAATCTCAGTGGGAATAGTCTGCATACAATCAGAAATGAAACTTTCACTGGTCTGAAGAAGCTCAAGAAGCTGGATCTGCAGGAAAATCCATGGAATTGCAGTGGCCCCTTTCTGAAGCTCATAAAGTGGATGAATGACTCTGGAGTTCAGACAG AAGGAGGTACCTGTGCCTCCCCAGAGGATCTGAATAAGAAACAAGTCCTGGATGTCATCAAGGCACGCTCCACCCCGACAAAGCCACCTTCTGTTACTACTAGCACAACCACTGTTACAactgctcctcctccacctcttccACATCCTGCtataaatactactactactactgctgctgctgctacttctactgctcCTCCAACTACTACTGGAACTACTGCTTCTCCTGCAACCACAGCCCAATGGAGATCACATTCATCGTCATTCACATCGGGCAAAACCAACATTTCAAATAAAG ATTCCCTGGCAGAGACTGGCAACTCTGGCAAGCAGCAGCCTGGAGTAAGCAACACCTGGAAGTTCCTGGCTGGGGTGATCGTCATCGCTCTCTGCACCTCCATGTTCATTGTGTGTGCCGTCAAGTCGCCTTCATGGTACAAAATGATCTTCAACTACCGGCACCAGAGGCTCCGCGAGGTGGAGGAGCCCAACATCTTCAGCACTGGCCGCTACTCCAACTTCAGCCTGGACACGGAGCAGACGGAGACCAGCGCCCACGAGCTGGACCAGGGCCTAGAACAGCCGCTGGAGGACGAGGACGGCTTCATAGAGGACCGCTACATCCAGCCGGAGGACTACAAAGACCACACTGAGGACTACAAAGACCACTCTGATGCTGATGAAGTATAA